One part of the Microlunatus elymi genome encodes these proteins:
- a CDS encoding glycosyl hydrolase has protein sequence MTAGPTAAPASLADLRAGFLTPPPDSRPMMRWWWFGPAVQRAELDRELRVMAAAGLGGVEVSFVYPLVEHSPEMMSAEVLGHLRYAAEQARDLGLRFDLTLGSGWSFGGPHIDTERAAHKLDWERRELSTAGLDIPVASAWPGEQIVAGYVGLGLERPVDYQPLEISDGLLHIPAGSGPRQLLLAVSRPTGQLVKRAAAGADGPVLDHFSAAAARSHIEHVAEPLLRAVGAELVGSVFCDSLEVYAANWTPELITEFAARRGYPLLPRLHQLIIDEEGSARLRIDYFRTLTELYEENFVTVFRDWAAGHGVPFRIQGYGTPPAKISSYRFADLYEGEGWGWKKITQGRWATSAGHLYGLAVVSSETWTWVHSPSFRATALDLKGEAHEHLLSGINQFIGHGWPYSPSGSDRDPDGLGWYFYAAGALDDRNPWWPAMPELARYLQRLCWLMRQGRPIADVLIFVPCDDLYPGLGREVGGNLDLWHHAAAHIDRRIPATIRENGWDYDLVDDETLTAVDPADRPVLILPAVTNLRPETQAWLEKYELAGGVIFSIDGSPVQGARTVSAEDLAAALDEVVAPDLRLADADGEVGTVHRRVGDQDVYLVINTGPYRRRLSASPRVTRSAFELWDPDAATVRDSGSSFGGTVGLELEPYQATVLVLHDDSTAAPSSESVEGPITQPQGPQPVEGSELNHNWTVQFGAESPTPIDLPHRWEDDPARTAFSGTATYRTTVDLDRDWLAEGSRMILDFGPVSPTDAGSSAQDGIRGNSYRVAAATPVGEIVQVTVNDQHCGTLWAPPYRIEIGDQLRTGSNSITLQVSNTAANAVAVDTAIGRAVSAGQHNYGRRFAMQDLAKAADGLSSGLLTVPVLRRLR, from the coding sequence ATGACTGCAGGTCCGACCGCAGCACCCGCCTCGCTCGCCGATCTGCGGGCGGGCTTCCTCACGCCGCCACCTGACAGCAGGCCGATGATGCGCTGGTGGTGGTTCGGGCCGGCCGTGCAGCGAGCCGAACTCGACCGTGAACTCCGGGTGATGGCCGCCGCCGGTCTCGGCGGCGTCGAGGTGTCCTTCGTCTATCCGCTGGTCGAACACAGTCCGGAGATGATGTCGGCCGAGGTGCTCGGGCATCTTCGCTACGCCGCCGAGCAGGCCCGCGATCTCGGTTTGCGTTTCGACCTGACGTTGGGCAGCGGCTGGTCCTTCGGCGGCCCGCACATCGACACCGAGCGGGCAGCCCACAAGCTGGATTGGGAACGCCGCGAACTCTCCACGGCTGGGTTGGACATTCCCGTCGCGTCGGCCTGGCCCGGTGAGCAGATCGTCGCCGGCTACGTGGGCCTGGGATTGGAACGTCCGGTCGACTACCAGCCTCTGGAGATCAGCGACGGCCTGCTGCACATCCCGGCGGGCAGCGGGCCGCGGCAGTTGCTGCTGGCGGTTTCCCGGCCGACCGGGCAGCTGGTCAAGCGAGCCGCCGCCGGCGCCGACGGTCCGGTCCTTGATCATTTCTCCGCGGCTGCGGCCCGGAGCCATATCGAGCACGTTGCCGAACCGCTGTTGCGGGCTGTCGGAGCGGAGCTGGTCGGTTCGGTGTTCTGCGACAGCCTCGAGGTGTATGCGGCCAACTGGACCCCTGAGTTGATCACCGAGTTCGCGGCGCGGCGCGGCTACCCGCTGCTCCCCCGGCTCCATCAGTTGATCATCGACGAGGAAGGCTCCGCTCGGCTACGGATCGACTACTTCCGTACCCTGACGGAGTTGTACGAGGAGAACTTCGTCACGGTCTTCCGCGACTGGGCCGCAGGTCACGGCGTGCCGTTCCGGATCCAGGGCTACGGCACCCCGCCGGCCAAGATCAGCAGCTACCGCTTCGCCGACCTGTACGAGGGTGAGGGCTGGGGCTGGAAGAAGATCACCCAAGGACGGTGGGCAACCTCGGCCGGCCACCTCTACGGGTTGGCGGTGGTGTCGTCGGAGACCTGGACCTGGGTGCATTCGCCGTCCTTCCGGGCGACCGCGCTCGATCTGAAAGGCGAGGCGCACGAGCATCTGCTGTCCGGCATTAACCAGTTCATCGGGCACGGCTGGCCGTACTCGCCCTCGGGATCCGATCGCGATCCGGACGGGTTGGGCTGGTATTTCTACGCCGCCGGCGCGCTCGACGATCGCAATCCGTGGTGGCCGGCGATGCCGGAACTGGCCCGGTATCTGCAACGGCTGTGCTGGTTGATGCGCCAGGGCCGGCCGATCGCGGACGTGTTGATCTTCGTGCCGTGTGACGACCTGTACCCGGGACTGGGCCGTGAGGTCGGCGGCAACCTCGATCTGTGGCACCACGCGGCGGCCCACATAGACCGTCGGATCCCGGCCACCATCCGGGAAAACGGCTGGGACTATGACCTGGTCGACGACGAAACGCTGACCGCCGTCGATCCCGCCGACCGACCGGTGTTGATCTTGCCTGCGGTGACGAATCTGCGCCCGGAAACCCAAGCCTGGTTGGAGAAATACGAACTCGCCGGCGGTGTGATCTTCAGCATCGACGGCAGCCCTGTCCAGGGAGCACGCACGGTGTCGGCCGAGGACCTGGCCGCTGCGCTGGACGAGGTGGTCGCGCCCGACCTGCGGCTCGCCGATGCCGACGGCGAGGTCGGCACCGTGCACCGACGGGTCGGTGACCAGGACGTCTACCTGGTGATCAACACCGGCCCGTATCGCCGGCGCCTGTCGGCATCCCCGCGGGTGACCCGCTCGGCCTTCGAACTGTGGGATCCGGACGCCGCGACGGTCCGCGACTCCGGCTCCTCCTTCGGCGGCACGGTCGGCCTGGAGCTGGAGCCCTACCAGGCCACAGTCCTGGTCCTGCACGATGACTCCACGGCAGCCCCGAGCTCTGAGTCTGTCGAAGGGCCGATCACGCAACCCCAGGGCCCTCAGCCTGTCGAAGGGTCGGAACTCAACCACAACTGGACGGTGCAGTTCGGCGCCGAATCCCCTACCCCGATCGACCTGCCGCATCGCTGGGAGGACGATCCGGCCCGCACCGCCTTCTCCGGCACGGCCACCTACCGAACCACCGTTGATCTTGATCGGGACTGGCTCGCCGAGGGATCGAGGATGATCTTGGACTTCGGACCGGTAAGCCCGACCGATGCCGGATCCTCTGCCCAGGACGGCATCCGGGGCAACTCCTACCGGGTCGCCGCCGCGACGCCGGTCGGCGAGATCGTGCAGGTGACCGTCAACGATCAGCACTGCGGGACGCTGTGGGCACCGCCCTACCGGATCGAGATCGGTGATCAACTTCGTACCGGCAGCAACAGCATCACCTTGCAGGTCAGCAACACCGCGGCCAACGCCGTCGCAGTCGACACCGCGATCGGCCGAGCCGTCAGCGCCGGACAGCACAACTACGGCCGGCGGTTCGCGATGCAGGACCTGGCCAAGGCGGCCGACGGGCTGAGTTCCGGCTTGTTGACGGTTCCGGTCTTGCGCCGACTGCGGTGA
- a CDS encoding DUF1905 domain-containing protein, which produces MDFEFSGPIWYWRGPSPFYFVSVPDEESLDIADQASALTYGWGVIPVRATIGATEFETSLFPKDGLYALPIKLAVRRAEGLGEGDVVSVRMSTVGPN; this is translated from the coding sequence ATGGACTTCGAGTTCAGCGGGCCGATCTGGTACTGGCGTGGCCCGTCGCCCTTCTACTTCGTCAGCGTGCCGGACGAGGAGAGTCTGGACATCGCCGATCAGGCGTCCGCCCTGACCTACGGCTGGGGCGTCATCCCCGTACGAGCCACGATCGGCGCGACCGAGTTCGAGACCTCGTTGTTCCCCAAGGACGGTCTCTATGCGCTGCCGATCAAACTTGCGGTACGCAGAGCAGAGGGCCTCGGGGAAGGCGACGTCGTCTCCGTACGGATGTCGACCGTCGGGCCGAACTGA
- a CDS encoding DUF4232 domain-containing protein — translation MIGSRLRGGYPRRPRLRPLLGSALLRSSRRALPLLGAAVLALGLAGCGNGLQVAGPSNTPTSSAVTGSPSGSATSAGPNGSDSPGSGKSDQHPTAPSDSSTPPDNGGSGAGGKGSGGSDDNGSNDDNGSNGNSGGNGGSGDATSGTDGSTSGASSSPTAAAGSTCGLDDLTVGIRSPKGGGAAGSQYVLITYTNTSSNPCWMYGYAGVSFVGFQNGTQLGRPAKRDRSTQPTAMKLAAGDEKSELLQIADAGDWDAAECVPTTADGFRIYPPASYKAAYVPFQVEACQSKQIRQLTVYPVGAKS, via the coding sequence ATGATCGGTTCCCGGTTACGAGGTGGGTACCCCCGCCGACCCCGGCTCCGCCCGCTGCTCGGCTCAGCGCTGCTGCGGTCGAGTCGCCGGGCGCTGCCGTTGCTGGGCGCCGCCGTGCTGGCGCTCGGCCTGGCCGGCTGCGGCAACGGTCTCCAGGTGGCCGGCCCCTCCAACACGCCGACCTCCTCGGCGGTCACCGGTTCGCCGTCCGGTTCGGCCACGTCCGCCGGGCCGAACGGATCGGACAGCCCCGGCTCCGGGAAATCCGATCAGCACCCGACCGCGCCGTCCGACTCCTCGACACCACCCGACAACGGCGGGTCGGGGGCCGGGGGGAAGGGGTCGGGCGGCTCCGACGACAACGGTTCGAACGACGACAACGGATCGAACGGCAACTCCGGCGGCAACGGCGGCTCAGGCGATGCCACCTCCGGCACCGACGGCTCGACCAGCGGCGCCTCGTCGTCGCCGACCGCGGCCGCCGGAAGCACCTGCGGCCTGGACGACCTGACGGTCGGCATCCGCTCGCCCAAGGGCGGCGGCGCCGCCGGCAGTCAGTACGTCCTGATCACCTACACCAACACCTCAAGCAACCCGTGCTGGATGTACGGCTACGCCGGGGTGTCCTTCGTCGGGTTCCAGAACGGCACCCAGTTGGGCCGACCGGCCAAACGAGACCGGTCGACCCAGCCGACCGCGATGAAGCTCGCGGCCGGCGACGAGAAGTCCGAGCTGCTCCAGATCGCCGACGCCGGTGACTGGGACGCCGCCGAGTGCGTGCCGACGACCGCAGACGGTTTCCGGATCTACCCGCCGGCCTCGTACAAGGCGGCCTACGTCCCGTTCCAGGTCGAGGCCTGTCAGAGCAAGCAGATCCGTCAGCTCACCGTCTACCCGGTCGGCGCCAAGTCCTGA
- a CDS encoding serine hydrolase yields the protein MTPSDHELIFDESTGISWSAFAVDLESDQTLFSHSPERELDTASIGKIFLLHTLLDQVDRGERTLEERVRRRPSEWMNDSGLWYRLQADELSLYDVAALIGAVSDNAATNTLCRVIGLDVVHEHTAALGYRHSGLDDVVRWPRPPGAPSRLSHGTAAELTTFVAALARNETLSAASCDTFKRWLGAGMDLSMVASAFGLDPLAHDEFDRGIWLWNKTGTISRGRADIGVVMSPERRIAYAVLANWPRGDDRRDQVLEQMRSAGNMIKAHVQDDDLRA from the coding sequence ATGACGCCATCCGACCACGAGCTGATCTTCGACGAATCGACAGGGATCAGCTGGTCGGCTTTTGCGGTGGATCTGGAGAGTGACCAGACGCTGTTCAGCCACAGCCCGGAGCGGGAGCTGGACACCGCCAGCATCGGCAAGATCTTCTTGCTGCACACGCTTCTGGACCAGGTCGATCGGGGTGAGCGGACGTTGGAGGAGCGGGTCCGGCGGCGTCCGTCGGAGTGGATGAACGACTCCGGTCTGTGGTACCGGCTGCAGGCCGACGAGTTGAGCCTGTACGACGTTGCCGCGCTGATCGGCGCGGTCAGCGACAACGCCGCGACCAACACCCTCTGCCGGGTGATCGGGCTGGATGTCGTCCACGAGCACACCGCGGCCCTGGGCTATCGGCACTCGGGGCTGGACGACGTCGTCCGCTGGCCCCGGCCACCGGGCGCACCGAGCCGCCTCTCCCACGGGACCGCCGCCGAGCTGACGACGTTCGTCGCCGCCTTGGCGCGCAACGAGACCCTGTCGGCCGCATCCTGCGACACGTTCAAACGTTGGCTCGGAGCCGGCATGGATCTGTCCATGGTTGCCTCCGCGTTCGGCCTGGATCCGTTGGCCCATGACGAATTCGACCGCGGCATCTGGTTGTGGAACAAGACCGGCACGATCAGTCGCGGACGTGCCGACATCGGCGTCGTGATGTCGCCGGAGCGTCGGATCGCCTATGCGGTCCTGGCCAACTGGCCGCGCGGCGACGACCGCCGCGATCAGGTCCTGGAACAGATGCGCTCGGCCGGCAACATGATCAAGGCACACGTGCAGGACGACGACCTCCGGGCTTGA
- a CDS encoding VOC family protein, whose protein sequence is MSPTIQSLVVPVSDLDAAKAIYTALLGAPHTDTAYYVGFNVNGFEVGLNPGGTVQDGPVTFADVDDLDAVRESLIAAGATDREEPRKVAPEVRVCVLNDADGNAIGLRGK, encoded by the coding sequence ATGAGCCCGACCATTCAGAGTCTGGTCGTCCCGGTGTCCGACTTGGACGCCGCGAAGGCGATCTACACCGCGCTGCTCGGCGCGCCGCACACCGACACCGCCTACTACGTGGGCTTCAACGTCAACGGCTTCGAGGTCGGCCTGAACCCGGGAGGCACCGTGCAGGACGGGCCGGTCACCTTCGCCGACGTGGACGATCTCGACGCCGTACGAGAGAGTTTGATCGCGGCCGGAGCGACCGATCGGGAGGAACCGCGCAAGGTCGCTCCCGAGGTCCGGGTCTGTGTGTTGAATGACGCCGACGGCAACGCGATCGGTCTCCGCGGCAAGTGA
- a CDS encoding magnesium and cobalt transport protein CorA, with the protein MSFLRDLRPIRPRRRMALDIDPEPYDDHPMRPHGGVIDNAVYVDGIRSQSPKTLEETFSILRSCTGGMAWIGLYRPTDQEIGQVAREFDLHHLVVEDAIAAHQRPKLERYDQTLFVVLRPARYIDSEERVEFGEVHVFVGPDYVVTVRHAESPDLSSVRHRLERAPELLRQGPEAVLYAILDEVVDEYGPVVAGLQNDIDEIEDQLFLGDDSVTRRIYELSREVMEFQRATRPLMMILRGLENGFDKYHVDEELQRNLRDVQDHVIRIADNADSFRNLLQNAMSARATLVAQQQNEEMRAMTAASLSQNEQMKKITSWAAILFTPSLIGAIYGMNFDVMPELHWTLGYPFALLLMLVVGVALWAIFRAKKWL; encoded by the coding sequence ATGTCTTTCCTGCGCGACCTTCGTCCGATCCGCCCGCGCCGGCGGATGGCGCTCGACATCGACCCCGAACCGTACGATGATCATCCGATGCGACCGCACGGTGGCGTGATCGACAACGCCGTCTACGTCGACGGCATTCGTTCCCAGAGCCCGAAGACGCTGGAGGAGACCTTCTCGATCTTGCGTTCCTGCACAGGCGGGATGGCCTGGATCGGGCTCTACCGGCCGACCGATCAGGAGATCGGCCAGGTGGCCCGGGAATTCGATCTTCACCACTTGGTGGTCGAGGACGCCATTGCCGCCCACCAGCGGCCCAAGCTGGAACGTTATGACCAGACCCTGTTCGTGGTGCTGCGGCCGGCCCGCTACATCGACTCCGAGGAACGGGTCGAGTTCGGTGAGGTGCACGTCTTCGTCGGCCCGGACTATGTGGTCACCGTCCGTCATGCCGAGTCGCCCGATCTCAGCAGCGTCCGGCACCGGCTGGAGCGCGCACCGGAGTTGCTGCGGCAGGGACCCGAGGCGGTGCTGTACGCGATCTTGGACGAGGTCGTCGACGAGTACGGGCCGGTGGTCGCCGGTCTGCAGAACGACATCGACGAGATCGAAGACCAACTCTTCCTCGGCGACGATTCGGTGACTCGGCGGATCTACGAACTCTCTCGCGAGGTGATGGAGTTCCAGCGGGCCACCCGGCCGCTGATGATGATCTTGCGCGGGCTGGAGAACGGGTTCGACAAGTATCACGTGGACGAGGAACTGCAACGCAACCTGCGCGACGTGCAGGACCACGTGATCCGGATCGCCGACAACGCCGACAGCTTTCGCAACCTGTTGCAGAACGCGATGAGCGCTCGCGCGACGCTGGTCGCCCAGCAGCAGAACGAGGAGATGCGGGCGATGACCGCAGCCAGCCTGTCCCAGAACGAACAGATGAAGAAGATCACTTCCTGGGCGGCGATTCTCTTCACCCCGAGTCTGATCGGCGCGATCTATGGGATGAACTTCGACGTGATGCCGGAGTTGCACTGGACGCTGGGCTATCCCTTCGCACTGCTGCTGATGCTGGTCGTCGGTGTGGCGCTGTGGGCCATCTTCCGGGCCAAGAAGTGGTTGTGA
- a CDS encoding DUF1345 domain-containing protein produces the protein MIKFLQASAAARLLSAASLGALAGVVIGILTGWQLGLLCGIAAVQLLFVSIGWLVLWPMSAASTRHHVQREDFRPIVDEIIVVACVLAGLAGIILLAFLGSSSSRGVAAAVALGGVFLAWAALHLMYAVRYAHIYYAREGSVTGPAARAGGGIDFNSAEMPAYKDFFYFSYNLGMTYQVSDTNVSSSAIRVVVLRQCLLSYVFGVAILATTLNLVSSLVLH, from the coding sequence ATGATCAAGTTCCTGCAGGCCTCCGCCGCCGCTCGGCTGCTGTCCGCGGCGAGCCTCGGCGCGCTGGCCGGGGTGGTGATCGGCATCCTGACCGGCTGGCAGCTCGGTTTGCTGTGCGGGATCGCCGCGGTGCAACTGTTGTTCGTGTCCATCGGCTGGCTGGTGTTGTGGCCGATGTCCGCGGCCTCCACCCGGCACCATGTGCAGCGAGAGGACTTTCGGCCGATCGTGGACGAGATCATCGTGGTCGCCTGCGTCCTGGCCGGGCTGGCCGGCATCATCCTGCTGGCGTTCCTCGGGTCCTCGTCGAGCCGAGGAGTGGCGGCCGCGGTGGCGTTGGGCGGCGTGTTCCTGGCTTGGGCAGCGCTGCATCTGATGTACGCGGTGCGGTATGCCCACATCTACTACGCACGAGAAGGTTCTGTTACCGGACCCGCCGCGCGGGCGGGTGGCGGGATCGACTTCAACAGCGCGGAAATGCCTGCCTACAAGGACTTCTTCTACTTCAGCTACAACCTCGGCATGACCTATCAGGTCTCCGACACCAACGTTTCGAGCTCGGCCATCCGGGTGGTCGTGCTCAGGCAGTGCCTGCTGTCCTATGTGTTCGGCGTCGCGATCCTGGCGACCACGCTGAATCTGGTCTCCAGCCTGGTGCTGCACTGA
- a CDS encoding DinB family protein: protein MTSVRHTVPITGRRCGPCGFDFTGDLAACVQDAERFPATLAEVLAAADSATVRHRTEPHVWSLIEYGAHTAEAVRWYLDRIGQVLQEDRPQLSPIDWDEQAELGEYRRRSVRRVCDDATAACAELATMINSLSADQLGREGIGSDGSPRTVEILIARADHELVHHEHDLQLVSRRLPRG, encoded by the coding sequence ATGACAAGCGTCCGGCACACCGTACCGATCACCGGTCGTCGATGCGGGCCATGCGGGTTCGACTTCACCGGTGATCTTGCCGCGTGCGTCCAGGATGCCGAGCGGTTTCCCGCCACCCTGGCCGAGGTTCTGGCAGCCGCCGATTCCGCGACCGTACGCCATCGCACCGAACCGCACGTCTGGTCCTTGATCGAGTACGGCGCCCACACCGCCGAAGCGGTCCGGTGGTATCTGGATCGGATCGGCCAGGTGCTGCAGGAGGATCGGCCTCAGCTCAGCCCGATCGACTGGGACGAGCAGGCCGAGCTGGGGGAGTACCGAAGACGCAGCGTGCGACGAGTCTGCGACGACGCGACCGCGGCCTGTGCCGAGCTGGCGACCATGATCAACTCGTTGTCGGCCGACCAGTTGGGGCGCGAGGGCATCGGCAGCGACGGCTCACCTCGTACGGTCGAGATTCTGATCGCCCGCGCCGATCACGAGCTCGTGCATCACGAACATGATCTCCAGCTGGTCAGCCGTCGCCTGCCGCGCGGCTGA
- a CDS encoding SDR family NAD(P)-dependent oxidoreductase, with protein sequence MNATTTPTAVVTGGSAGLGLELVRALSVDGWTVITDGRDRGRLTRAVEAHSSLLRTAGLGGRVLPVPGDVTEAGHRAALAAAVRVSGRLDLLVHNASALGPTPLPPLSATDANDLGSVWATNVAAPLSLTTLLLPGLVRTGGILLSISSDAAVEHYAGWGLYGATKAALDHLTLTFGAENPQLATYAVDPGDMRTQMHQDAFPGEDISDRPLPSTVVPALLGLIADRPPNGRYRAADLTAPSTAPSAATPSPASESATL encoded by the coding sequence ATGAACGCAACGACGACGCCGACGGCCGTGGTCACCGGCGGATCGGCCGGTCTCGGTCTGGAGTTGGTGCGAGCGCTGTCGGTCGACGGCTGGACGGTGATCACCGACGGGCGGGATCGGGGCCGGCTGACCAGGGCGGTCGAGGCGCACTCCTCGCTCCTGCGAACTGCTGGGCTCGGCGGCCGGGTGCTGCCGGTGCCGGGGGACGTGACCGAGGCAGGACATCGGGCGGCACTGGCCGCAGCCGTCCGTGTCAGCGGGCGCCTCGACCTGCTCGTCCACAACGCCAGCGCTCTCGGCCCGACCCCGTTGCCGCCATTGAGTGCCACCGACGCCAACGACCTCGGCAGCGTATGGGCAACCAACGTGGCGGCACCGTTGAGCCTGACCACTCTGCTCTTGCCCGGACTGGTACGGACGGGCGGGATCCTGCTGTCGATCTCGTCCGATGCCGCCGTCGAGCACTACGCGGGCTGGGGGCTGTACGGGGCGACGAAGGCTGCCCTGGATCACCTCACGCTCACCTTCGGCGCGGAGAATCCGCAGCTGGCCACGTACGCCGTCGATCCGGGCGACATGCGCACCCAGATGCACCAGGACGCCTTCCCCGGCGAGGACATCAGCGATCGACCGCTGCCGTCGACGGTGGTGCCGGCACTGCTCGGGCTGATCGCCGACCGTCCGCCGAACGGTCGCTATCGAGCGGCCGACCTGACGGCTCCCAGCACAGCGCCGTCCGCCGCGACCCCGTCGCCGGCATCAGAGTCGGCGACACTATGA
- the thrS gene encoding threonine--tRNA ligase yields MNAEELSPSDHRVIGRQMEIFATDPQIGSGLPLWRPAGAVIRHELEQFARELAVRTGCQEVYSPVLAKRELYERSGHWAKFSEDMFPPLDVGGDQADGDQLVLRPANCPHHALIYAAEQHSYRDLPVRYNELAPMFRAERSGVLSGLSRVRQINLDDTHVFCRSDQVADEVSLALNGILHAFDVLGIKINYLRLSRRDAGDGYLGSDQQWRHAEDQLRAALAAGAVEQSELEIHEAVGEAAFYGPKIDVQVSDTRGHEESLATVQLDFNQPERFGLAYVAADRTRQPVIMIHRGVLGAMERMVAFLLELHDGRLPLWLAPVQIVLLPVHLGSDDQVRGVAERLRRRGIRVRIDVDGSLGRRIRASRVRRDALIGVIGQTEIDQDQLAIDDPRSGRRVRMGVDAVAELVAASISSRAHEVAWPERFDGQDLAPTG; encoded by the coding sequence ATGAACGCAGAAGAGTTGTCACCGTCCGATCACCGGGTGATCGGTCGACAGATGGAGATTTTCGCCACCGATCCGCAGATCGGCTCCGGGCTGCCGTTGTGGCGACCGGCCGGAGCGGTGATCCGGCACGAACTCGAACAGTTCGCCCGTGAACTGGCCGTCCGGACCGGATGTCAGGAGGTTTACTCGCCGGTGCTGGCCAAGCGGGAGCTCTACGAACGATCCGGTCATTGGGCGAAGTTCAGCGAGGACATGTTTCCGCCGTTGGATGTCGGTGGTGACCAGGCCGATGGTGATCAACTCGTACTGCGACCGGCCAACTGCCCGCACCATGCGCTGATCTACGCGGCGGAGCAACACAGCTACCGCGATCTACCGGTGCGCTACAACGAGCTGGCGCCGATGTTCCGGGCGGAGCGTTCCGGTGTGCTGTCCGGGCTCAGCCGGGTCCGGCAGATCAATCTTGACGACACCCACGTGTTCTGCCGATCCGATCAGGTCGCCGACGAGGTCTCCCTTGCCCTGAACGGAATTCTGCACGCTTTCGACGTCCTCGGGATCAAGATCAACTACCTGCGGCTGTCTCGCCGCGACGCCGGTGACGGGTATCTGGGCAGTGATCAACAGTGGCGGCACGCGGAAGATCAACTGCGAGCCGCGCTGGCGGCCGGCGCGGTCGAGCAGTCCGAGTTGGAGATCCACGAAGCTGTCGGCGAAGCGGCCTTCTACGGCCCGAAGATCGACGTCCAGGTCAGCGACACCCGCGGGCACGAGGAGAGCCTGGCCACCGTCCAGCTCGACTTCAACCAGCCCGAACGTTTCGGCCTGGCCTACGTCGCCGCGGACCGGACCCGTCAGCCGGTGATCATGATCCATCGTGGTGTGCTGGGTGCGATGGAACGGATGGTCGCCTTCCTGCTCGAGTTGCACGACGGGCGGTTGCCGCTGTGGCTCGCACCGGTGCAGATCGTCCTGCTACCGGTCCATCTCGGCAGTGATGACCAAGTACGCGGGGTCGCCGAACGCCTTCGTCGGCGCGGGATCCGGGTGAGAATCGACGTCGACGGCAGCCTCGGCCGGCGGATTCGGGCCAGCCGAGTCCGCCGGGACGCCTTGATCGGCGTGATCGGCCAGACCGAGATCGATCAAGATCAACTCGCGATCGACGATCCGCGCTCCGGTCGTCGAGTGCGGATGGGGGTCGACGCGGTGGCCGAGCTGGTCGCGGCGTCGATCTCCTCCCGGGCCCACGAGGTGGCGTGGCCGGAACGGTTCGACGGTCAGGACTTGGCGCCGACCGGGTAG
- a CDS encoding PrsW family intramembrane metalloprotease: MAPLTPKSIIQGRLRNRPSTGLIIGLVITGLCLMFVLIIYLLLGRPGPTILASILALPTGIAVVVLLLFLDRLEPEPPLRLLFAFLWGAGVSALFALIINSTGILFLSSRIGVQEGMVIGASVIGPIVEETLKGTVLLLLLWRRRDDIDGPTDGIIYAGMVGIGFAVVEDINYYSESLDSAATLIAVVIMRGVLSPLLHPLFTSMTGLGVAYAANHRGGRGALAVIAGWLVAICLHAMWNFSSEFGLIGLAVAYGICLLAIIGLIILLVRDRRRTVRLIQQYLPMYDNFGIVTPADVTMLSSLRGRAQARRWVRARLGRPAGKAMVDYQLAATELALLHSHAASRTVSQQRFAFRQHSLVQLMSWAHAAFAPALLPSPAPGFVPPPWHR; the protein is encoded by the coding sequence GTGGCGCCCCTGACACCGAAATCGATCATCCAGGGCAGGCTCCGAAACCGACCGTCGACCGGACTGATCATCGGCCTGGTGATCACCGGGCTGTGTCTGATGTTCGTGCTGATCATCTACCTGCTGCTCGGCCGGCCCGGTCCGACCATCCTGGCATCGATTCTGGCGCTGCCGACCGGGATCGCGGTCGTGGTGCTGCTGCTGTTCCTGGATCGGCTGGAGCCGGAGCCACCGCTGCGTCTGCTGTTCGCCTTCCTCTGGGGTGCGGGCGTCTCGGCCCTGTTCGCGTTGATCATCAACAGCACCGGGATTCTCTTCCTGAGTTCGCGTATCGGGGTGCAGGAAGGAATGGTGATCGGCGCTTCGGTGATCGGCCCGATCGTCGAGGAAACCCTCAAGGGCACGGTCCTCTTGCTTTTGCTGTGGCGACGCCGCGACGACATCGACGGGCCGACCGACGGGATCATCTACGCCGGCATGGTCGGGATCGGATTCGCCGTCGTCGAGGACATCAACTACTACAGCGAGAGCCTCGACTCGGCCGCTACGTTGATCGCGGTGGTGATCATGCGCGGCGTGCTGTCACCGCTGCTGCATCCGTTGTTCACCTCGATGACCGGCCTCGGCGTGGCCTATGCCGCCAATCATCGCGGCGGACGCGGCGCGCTGGCGGTGATCGCGGGTTGGCTGGTTGCCATCTGCCTGCATGCGATGTGGAATTTCTCCAGCGAGTTCGGCCTGATCGGCCTCGCGGTCGCGTACGGGATCTGTCTGCTGGCGATCATCGGATTGATCATCCTGCTGGTTCGCGACCGCCGACGAACAGTCCGGCTGATCCAGCAGTATCTGCCGATGTACGACAACTTCGGCATCGTCACGCCCGCCGACGTCACGATGCTGAGCAGCCTGCGCGGTCGCGCGCAGGCCCGTCGTTGGGTACGCGCTCGGCTGGGCAGACCGGCCGGCAAGGCCATGGTCGACTACCAACTCGCCGCGACCGAACTCGCCCTGCTGCATTCGCACGCCGCCAGCCGTACGGTCAGCCAGCAGCGCTTCGCGTTCCGCCAGCACTCCCTGGTGCAGCTGATGAGCTGGGCACACGCCGCCTTCGCCCCGGCCCTGCTGCCGTCACCCGCGCCCGGCTTCGTACCGCCGCCCTGGCATCGCTGA